A window of Oncorhynchus kisutch isolate 150728-3 unplaced genomic scaffold, Okis_V2 scaffold776, whole genome shotgun sequence contains these coding sequences:
- the LOC116361913 gene encoding beta-galactoside-binding lectin translates to MSGVVVKNMSFKVGQTLTITGIPNSEATHFVINVGNSEDDLALHMNPRFDAHGDTRAVVCNSYHGGKWCEEHREGGFPFNQGEEFKINITFTKEQFLVSFPDGSDIHFPNRQGDEKYKYMHFEGDVRIQGVEIK, encoded by the exons ATGAGT ggTGTTGTGGTAAAGAACATGTCCTTCAAGGTGGGCCAGACCCTGACCATCACAGGGATCCCTAACTCTGAGGCAACACA ttTTGTCATCAACGTGGGCAACAGCGAGGATGACCTCGCCTTGCACATGAACCCTCGCTTCGACGCCCACGGAGACACCCGGGCCGTGGTGTGTAATTCCTACCATGGAGGCAAGTGGTGTGAGGAGCACAGAGAGGGAGGATTCCCCTTCAACCAGGGAGAGGAGTTTAAG ATAAATATCACCTTCACCAAGGAGCAGTTCCTAGTTTCTTTTCCCGACGGCTCTGATATCCACTTCCCCAATCGCCAAGGAGACGAGAAGTATAAATACATGCACTTTGAGGGTGACGTCAGGATCCAGGGCGTCGAGATCAAGTAG